In Flavobacterium gelatinilyticum, a genomic segment contains:
- a CDS encoding GMP reductase codes for MRIEMDLKLGFKDVMFKPKRSMLKSRSEVSLERNFKFLHSTADWTGIPIMAANMDTVGTFEMAKVLAEEKLFTAIHKHYTIEEWNRFLKNASPDFYDYIAVSTGTGKEDFEKIGHIITANPLLKFICIDVANGYSEHFVQFLKKTRKQYPDKIIIAGNVVTGEMTEELLLAGADIVKVGIGPGSVCTTRVKTGVGYPQLSAIIECADAAHGLGGLIISDGGCTTPGDVAKAFGAGADFVMLGGMLAGHTESGGELIEVEGRKFKQFYGMSSKTAMDKHAGGVAEYRASEGKTVQVPFKGEVIHTVLDILGGIRSTCTYVGAPRLKELTKRTTFIRVSEQENQVFTI; via the coding sequence ATGAGAATAGAAATGGACTTAAAATTAGGGTTTAAAGACGTAATGTTTAAGCCCAAAAGATCAATGCTGAAAAGCAGATCAGAAGTCTCGCTAGAACGGAATTTTAAATTTTTGCACAGCACTGCCGACTGGACCGGAATTCCAATCATGGCTGCTAATATGGACACTGTGGGAACATTTGAAATGGCAAAAGTTTTAGCAGAAGAAAAATTATTTACCGCCATTCATAAACATTACACTATAGAAGAATGGAATCGTTTTTTAAAAAACGCATCACCTGATTTCTACGATTATATTGCCGTAAGCACTGGAACCGGAAAAGAAGATTTTGAGAAAATCGGACATATAATTACTGCAAATCCATTACTGAAATTTATTTGCATAGATGTTGCCAATGGTTATTCTGAGCATTTTGTTCAGTTTTTAAAGAAAACCCGCAAACAATATCCTGATAAAATCATTATTGCCGGAAACGTTGTTACAGGAGAAATGACCGAAGAATTGTTATTAGCAGGAGCCGATATTGTAAAAGTAGGCATTGGGCCGGGATCTGTTTGTACCACACGAGTGAAAACAGGTGTAGGTTATCCGCAATTATCGGCTATTATAGAATGTGCCGATGCAGCCCACGGTTTAGGAGGGCTTATTATTAGCGACGGAGGCTGTACAACTCCAGGTGATGTAGCCAAAGCCTTTGGAGCGGGAGCCGATTTTGTAATGTTAGGAGGCATGCTGGCTGGACATACCGAAAGCGGCGGTGAATTGATAGAAGTTGAAGGCAGAAAATTTAAACAATTTTACGGAATGAGCTCAAAAACAGCAATGGACAAACATGCCGGCGGTGTTGCAGAATACAGGGCAAGTGAAGGAAAAACAGTGCAAGTGCCGTTTAAGGGAGAGGTAATTCATACTGTTTTAGATATTTTAGGCGGTATAAGAAGTACCTGCACCTATGTTGGAGCACCAAGATTAAAAGAACTTACTAAACGAACCACTTTCATTCGCGTAAGCGAACAGGAAAATCAGGTTTTTACAATATAA